The Deltaproteobacteria bacterium genome has a segment encoding these proteins:
- the secA gene encoding preprotein translocase subunit SecA, producing the protein MFEWVLRKFVGTRNERELKRIAPLVERTNSLEPDVKKLSDSQLAAKTAAFRERIERGETLDSLLPETFAVVREVSMRVLGMRHFDVQLIGGVVLHEGKIAEMKTGEGKTLAATLPVYLNALTGDGVHIVTVNDYLARRDAEWMGPIYRFLGLEVGAIFHGLDDAERKAAYGADVAYGTNNEFGFDYLRDNMKFSLDDMAQRKLNFAIVDEVDSILIDEARTPLIISGPSEESTDKYYRSNSVIPGLKKERDYTVDEKSRTVVLTEDGMPRLERLIGVDNLYDPNNIEWLHAANQALKAHALFKKDVDYVVKEGEVLIVDEFTGRLMPGRRYSDGLHQALEAKEGVKIESENQTLATITFQNYFRMYDKLSGMTGTADTEAVEFKEIYDLEVIVVPTNRPMVRLDNPDQVYRTEKEKFNAVIDEIKELNRAGRPALVGTISIEKSELLSKMLKREGISHNVLNAKHHEKEAQIIAEAGHQEKVTIATNMAGRGVDIVLGEGVVGRGGLHIIGTERHESRRIDNQLRGRSGRQGDPGSSRFYMSLEDDLLRIFGSEKVSYLMEKLGMEEGQPIEHNMVTRAIENAQSKVEAHNFEIRKHLLEYDDVMNQQRTIIYDMRKDIMEGEELRETVMEMLDEVNWELLETFTDEKLYPEQWDLSGLSDNYFSTFGVRPALDGVVEGKRSREDIFALIRDQAVMTYEEREAMYGLEVMRYLERVMVLSTLDALWKDHLLGMDHLKEGIGLRGYGQLDPRKEYAREGFEMFSDLVIRIKEESLKKLFHVRIQTEEDVSSISLSGPKKMVMSRGEAGVARTVKREGKKVGRNDPCPCGSGKKYKKCCGSS; encoded by the coding sequence ATGTTTGAGTGGGTGTTAAGGAAGTTTGTCGGCACGAGAAACGAGAGGGAACTGAAAAGGATTGCTCCCCTGGTTGAAAGGACGAACTCTCTCGAACCGGATGTGAAAAAACTGTCCGATAGCCAGCTTGCGGCGAAAACCGCCGCGTTCAGAGAGAGGATAGAAAGGGGAGAAACTTTGGACTCCCTCCTTCCCGAGACCTTCGCCGTTGTCAGGGAAGTATCCATGAGGGTGCTGGGAATGCGCCACTTCGATGTGCAGCTGATCGGCGGCGTGGTCCTCCATGAGGGAAAGATAGCGGAAATGAAGACGGGCGAGGGAAAAACCCTCGCCGCCACCCTCCCCGTGTACCTCAATGCGTTGACGGGCGATGGGGTGCACATCGTAACGGTCAACGACTATCTGGCAAGGAGGGACGCCGAGTGGATGGGACCCATTTACCGGTTCCTCGGTCTCGAGGTGGGGGCTATTTTTCACGGGCTGGACGACGCGGAGAGGAAGGCCGCCTACGGCGCCGATGTTGCTTACGGCACCAACAACGAGTTCGGGTTCGATTATCTGCGGGACAACATGAAGTTTTCCCTCGATGATATGGCTCAGCGAAAGCTCAACTTTGCGATTGTCGATGAGGTTGACTCCATACTCATCGACGAGGCGAGGACACCCCTGATAATATCCGGGCCTTCAGAAGAGTCAACGGACAAGTACTACCGGTCGAACTCCGTGATACCGGGCCTGAAAAAGGAAAGGGATTATACCGTCGACGAGAAGTCAAGAACCGTGGTCCTCACCGAGGATGGGATGCCCAGGCTGGAAAGGCTCATCGGGGTTGACAATCTCTACGACCCGAACAATATAGAGTGGCTGCATGCCGCGAACCAGGCGCTCAAAGCCCATGCGCTGTTCAAAAAAGACGTGGACTACGTGGTAAAGGAGGGGGAGGTTCTCATCGTCGACGAATTCACGGGCAGGCTCATGCCCGGGAGGCGCTACAGTGACGGACTCCACCAGGCGCTCGAGGCAAAAGAGGGGGTGAAGATCGAAAGCGAAAATCAGACCCTGGCCACGATAACTTTCCAGAACTACTTCAGGATGTATGACAAGCTCTCGGGGATGACGGGAACGGCTGACACGGAAGCTGTCGAGTTCAAGGAGATCTACGACCTCGAGGTTATCGTCGTTCCCACGAACAGGCCGATGGTTCGGCTGGATAACCCGGATCAGGTCTACAGGACGGAGAAGGAAAAGTTCAATGCCGTAATCGATGAGATCAAGGAGCTCAACAGGGCCGGGCGCCCTGCCCTGGTGGGAACGATATCCATAGAAAAGTCGGAACTGTTGAGCAAGATGCTCAAAAGAGAGGGCATTTCGCACAACGTGCTGAACGCGAAGCATCACGAGAAAGAGGCCCAGATCATAGCGGAGGCCGGACATCAGGAGAAGGTGACGATTGCCACGAATATGGCGGGACGGGGAGTCGATATCGTTCTCGGAGAGGGTGTGGTGGGACGTGGAGGGCTCCACATCATCGGAACGGAGCGGCACGAGAGCAGGAGGATAGACAATCAGCTGCGGGGAAGGTCAGGCAGGCAGGGGGACCCGGGCTCGAGCCGGTTCTACATGTCTCTCGAGGACGACCTGCTCAGGATATTCGGGTCAGAAAAGGTATCCTATCTCATGGAGAAGCTGGGAATGGAGGAAGGGCAGCCCATCGAGCACAATATGGTTACCAGGGCAATAGAAAATGCCCAGAGCAAGGTGGAAGCCCATAACTTCGAGATACGGAAACACCTCCTGGAATATGACGACGTCATGAATCAGCAGAGGACGATTATCTATGACATGCGCAAGGATATTATGGAGGGCGAGGAACTCCGGGAAACGGTCATGGAGATGCTGGATGAGGTGAACTGGGAACTCTTGGAGACGTTTACCGATGAAAAGCTCTACCCGGAACAGTGGGATTTAAGTGGTCTTTCCGACAACTATTTTTCCACATTCGGTGTGAGGCCGGCTCTCGATGGGGTCGTTGAGGGGAAGCGGTCCCGCGAGGATATTTTTGCGTTGATCAGGGATCAGGCGGTCATGACGTACGAGGAACGCGAGGCGATGTACGGCTTGGAGGTGATGAGATACCTCGAGAGGGTCATGGTTCTCAGCACCCTGGACGCGCTGTGGAAAGACCATCTCCTGGGGATGGACCATCTCAAGGAGGGAATCGGGCTTCGCGGATACGGACAGCTCGATCCCCGGAAGGAGTACGCTCGGGAAGGCTTCGAGATGTTCTCGGATCTGGTTATACGGATAAAGGAAGAGAGCCTCAAGAAGCTGTTCCACGTCCGGATCCAGACAGAGGAGGATGTCTCGAGCATATCCCTATCAGGGCCCAAAAAGATGGTTATGAGCAGGGGCGAGGCGGGGGTTGCCAGGACGGTCAAGAGAGAGGGGAAGAAAGTGGGGAGAAACGATCCCTGCCCCTGCGGGAGCGGGAAGAAATACAAGAAGTGCTGCGGGAGCAGCTGA
- the tsf gene encoding translation elongation factor Ts: MSITPHMIKELREKTGAGIMDCKEALVEAEGDAEKALDHLRKKGLAHAAKKASRVASEGLVESYIHGGGKIGVLVEVNCETDFVAKTEEFRELARNICMQVAASNPQCVSIEDVPEAVIQKEREIYREQALDSGKPQKVIEKIVEGKLGKFYEEACLLEQDYIRDPEKKVRDVVADAVAKFGENIVVRRFERFVLGDGTKQA; this comes from the coding sequence ATGTCGATTACCCCACACATGATAAAGGAGTTGCGCGAGAAGACGGGAGCGGGAATTATGGATTGCAAGGAGGCGCTCGTCGAGGCAGAGGGGGACGCCGAAAAGGCACTGGACCACTTGAGGAAGAAGGGGCTGGCCCACGCAGCGAAGAAGGCCTCGAGGGTTGCCAGCGAGGGCCTCGTAGAGTCGTACATACATGGGGGAGGAAAAATCGGTGTGCTCGTGGAAGTTAACTGCGAAACCGATTTCGTGGCGAAAACAGAAGAGTTCCGGGAACTTGCCAGAAATATATGCATGCAGGTTGCGGCATCGAACCCCCAGTGCGTGTCGATCGAGGATGTTCCCGAGGCCGTGATACAGAAGGAGAGGGAGATATACCGGGAGCAGGCACTGGATTCGGGGAAACCCCAGAAGGTAATCGAGAAGATCGTCGAGGGGAAGCTCGGCAAGTTCTACGAGGAAGCGTGCCTCCTCGAACAGGATTACATCAGGGATCCCGAAAAGAAGGTCAGGGATGTGGTGGCAGACGCTGTTGCCAAGTTCGGGGAAAACATCGTGGTCAGGAGGTTTGAGCGCTTTGTCCTCGGTGATGGGACAAAGCAGGCATAA
- a CDS encoding ribosome recycling factor produces the protein MDWKDEMNRKMGKRIEVFQKELGKVRTGRASLAILDGIKVSYYGEQTPLNQVATLTVPESRLIVVQPWDAQMIPVIEKAITSSNLGLNPVNDGKIIRIQIPVLTEERRIDLVKTVKKMTEEARVAIRNIRREYMEVVKSMEKNKEISEDDLKRSQEEIQKDTDRNIRDIEEIFKGKEKEIREI, from the coding sequence ATGGACTGGAAAGACGAGATGAACCGGAAAATGGGAAAAAGGATCGAAGTTTTCCAAAAGGAGCTCGGGAAGGTCAGGACCGGCAGAGCATCTCTTGCGATACTCGATGGAATTAAAGTTTCCTATTACGGGGAGCAGACTCCGCTGAACCAGGTGGCGACACTCACCGTGCCGGAAAGCAGGCTGATAGTAGTTCAGCCCTGGGATGCCCAGATGATACCGGTGATCGAAAAGGCGATCACGTCGAGCAACCTGGGTCTCAACCCGGTGAATGACGGCAAGATAATCCGGATCCAGATTCCCGTGCTTACCGAGGAGAGAAGGATCGATCTGGTTAAGACGGTGAAGAAGATGACGGAAGAGGCGCGGGTTGCCATCAGGAACATCAGGCGGGAATACATGGAAGTTGTCAAGAGCATGGAAAAGAACAAGGAGATTTCCGAGGACGACCTCAAGCGGAGCCAGGAGGAGATTCAGAAAGATACGGACAGAAACATCCGCGACATAGAAGAAATTTTCAAGGGTAAAGAGAAGGAGATACGCGAAATATAG
- a CDS encoding UMP kinase has translation MGFPYKRILLKLSGEALMGKLDSGIDSDVLGLVANEVKAVIELGIQVALVVGGGNILRGTVTAQDYGIDRTSADYMGMLATVINSIALQEVLESKGVHTRVQSAIELRQIAEPYIRRRAIRHLEKGRVVIFAAGTGNPYFTTDTAAALRAMEISADAIFKATKVDGVYDADPNEYPDAKRYEKLTYFDVLSKSLKVMDSTAISLCMDNKLPVVVFNLMENGNILRAVRGEKIGTIVRE, from the coding sequence ATGGGATTTCCGTACAAGAGAATCCTGCTGAAGCTGAGTGGAGAGGCCCTCATGGGCAAGCTCGATTCCGGCATCGACTCCGATGTCCTCGGATTGGTGGCAAATGAAGTCAAGGCGGTCATAGAGCTCGGAATACAGGTCGCGCTCGTGGTGGGGGGTGGAAATATCCTCAGAGGTACGGTTACGGCCCAGGATTACGGCATCGACAGGACGAGTGCCGATTATATGGGTATGCTCGCAACGGTGATCAACAGCATCGCCCTCCAGGAAGTGCTCGAATCCAAGGGTGTTCACACGAGGGTCCAGTCTGCCATCGAACTCAGGCAGATTGCCGAGCCCTACATCAGGAGGAGGGCAATCAGACATCTCGAGAAGGGCAGGGTCGTCATATTTGCGGCAGGTACCGGCAACCCTTATTTCACCACCGACACGGCGGCAGCGCTCAGGGCGATGGAGATCAGCGCCGATGCGATATTCAAGGCTACAAAGGTTGACGGTGTGTACGATGCAGACCCCAATGAGTACCCCGATGCAAAGCGGTACGAGAAGCTGACCTACTTCGACGTTCTGAGCAAAAGCCTGAAGGTCATGGATTCCACCGCCATCTCCCTCTGCATGGACAACAAACTTCCCGTGGTCGTCTTCAATCTCATGGAGAACGGAAACATTCTCCGGGCCGTCAGGGGGGAGAAAATCGGGACGATAGTCAGGGAGTAG
- the argJ gene encoding bifunctional glutamate N-acetyltransferase/amino-acid acetyltransferase ArgJ — protein MGGSAQACVPGFKAASVSCGLRKDGGEDLAIFLSQLPAVSSVVFTKNRVRAAPIIWAETRASLRDLQGVLVNSGNANACTGDAGVSAVGEIAREVSRRLSLPEGKILISSTGVIGVPLPRGRIIGKLRNLCAALSSSGFSGAAKAMMTTDRYEKICRQTFRAGGKTITICGVAKGAGMISPGMGTLLAYLFTDCRLPQRKLDSIFRRAVDKTFNRIIVDGDMSTNDTAAVFANGATLARPLKEVELDRFERKMATVMSELALKIVADGEGATRTVKIDVRGAGSRGNAEKVARAVGTSLLVKTAIFGADLNWGRIVAAAGRAGVRIDPRGIVVHIGGVRVFGPGMERVSGGIRKAREKVKKDSYDITLDLGGGKGDYFVITSDLTYDYVRLNSEYTT, from the coding sequence ATGGGGGGTTCTGCACAGGCCTGCGTTCCCGGCTTCAAGGCCGCGTCGGTCTCCTGCGGATTGAGGAAAGACGGTGGGGAGGATCTCGCCATCTTCCTTTCCCAGCTTCCTGCCGTCTCGAGCGTGGTGTTTACGAAAAACCGGGTGCGGGCCGCTCCCATCATCTGGGCGGAAACACGGGCGAGCCTGAGGGACCTGCAGGGTGTGCTGGTAAACTCCGGCAATGCCAACGCCTGCACGGGAGACGCGGGGGTATCGGCAGTGGGTGAAATTGCCCGGGAAGTTTCCCGGCGGTTGAGCCTTCCCGAGGGGAAGATCCTCATTTCTTCAACGGGCGTCATCGGCGTACCCCTTCCCCGGGGGAGGATCATCGGGAAACTTCGAAACCTCTGCGCGGCCCTTTCCAGCTCCGGTTTCAGCGGTGCTGCAAAAGCCATGATGACGACCGACAGGTACGAAAAGATATGCCGCCAGACCTTCAGGGCGGGGGGCAAGACCATAACGATCTGCGGCGTCGCAAAAGGCGCGGGGATGATATCCCCCGGCATGGGAACCTTGCTGGCGTACCTTTTCACCGACTGCCGCCTTCCCCAGCGCAAACTCGACTCCATATTCAGGAGAGCGGTGGATAAAACCTTCAACAGGATCATCGTCGATGGTGATATGAGCACCAATGACACCGCTGCCGTTTTCGCAAACGGCGCGACACTCGCCAGGCCCTTAAAGGAGGTCGAACTGGACAGGTTCGAGAGGAAAATGGCAACGGTGATGAGCGAACTCGCCCTGAAGATAGTTGCTGATGGGGAGGGTGCCACGAGAACGGTAAAGATCGATGTCAGGGGCGCGGGTTCCAGGGGGAATGCGGAAAAGGTCGCGCGGGCCGTGGGCACGTCCCTCCTCGTGAAGACGGCTATATTCGGGGCAGACCTCAACTGGGGCAGGATCGTTGCCGCTGCCGGGAGGGCCGGGGTTCGGATCGACCCCCGTGGGATCGTTGTGCACATCGGAGGGGTGAGGGTGTTCGGGCCGGGAATGGAACGGGTTAGCGGGGGCATCAGGAAAGCGCGGGAAAAGGTGAAAAAAGATTCCTATGACATTACCCTGGACCTCGGCGGGGGGAAGGGTGACTATTTCGTCATAACCTCGGATCTGACCTACGACTATGTGAGGTTAAACAGCGAATACACGACCTGA
- the rpsB gene encoding 30S ribosomal protein S2, producing the protein MQEKTQPKITMKQLLEAGVHFGHQTRRWNPKMESFIFTARNGIHIIDLQQTVKMFDAAYEYIRDITAQGKTVLFVGTKKQAQESVKEEAERCGMPYVHQRWLGGMLTNFQTIKGSIEMLDRLEEMEEDGTFEKLTKKEVLGHRKKRDKLLKVLGGVRSMKRPPDAFFVVDPLREEIAVREARKLEIPVAAIVDTNCDPDMIDIIIPGNDDAIRAIKLFLRVVADAVIEGRAEYEAQQAGLAAEEDVEEPTISLIDTEGEDEGEPGEGREGVALEADDTGATVEVAAEEEKAGQAEIEEPDGSPAAESEKSE; encoded by the coding sequence ATGCAGGAGAAGACTCAACCGAAAATTACCATGAAGCAGCTCCTCGAGGCCGGTGTCCACTTCGGGCATCAGACGAGGAGGTGGAATCCGAAGATGGAATCTTTTATCTTCACCGCGAGAAACGGCATTCACATCATCGACCTCCAACAGACGGTGAAGATGTTCGACGCTGCCTATGAATACATCCGGGACATTACGGCACAGGGGAAAACGGTGCTGTTCGTCGGTACGAAGAAGCAGGCCCAGGAGTCGGTCAAGGAAGAGGCAGAGCGGTGCGGAATGCCCTACGTCCATCAGCGCTGGCTGGGGGGTATGCTCACGAACTTTCAAACGATCAAGGGATCCATCGAGATGCTCGACCGGCTGGAAGAAATGGAAGAAGATGGGACTTTTGAGAAGCTGACGAAAAAGGAAGTTCTGGGGCACAGAAAGAAAAGGGATAAGCTCCTGAAGGTTCTCGGGGGTGTGCGGAGCATGAAAAGGCCTCCCGATGCTTTTTTCGTTGTCGACCCGCTCAGGGAGGAAATTGCCGTCAGGGAAGCCCGGAAACTGGAGATCCCCGTTGCAGCCATCGTCGACACGAATTGTGATCCCGATATGATCGACATCATCATTCCGGGAAATGACGACGCGATAAGGGCGATAAAGCTTTTTTTGAGGGTGGTTGCCGATGCGGTTATCGAGGGAAGGGCGGAGTACGAGGCTCAGCAGGCGGGACTTGCCGCAGAGGAGGATGTTGAGGAACCTACAATTTCCCTCATAGACACCGAAGGGGAAGATGAAGGCGAGCCAGGCGAAGGGAGAGAAGGAGTGGCGCTCGAGGCGGATGACACGGGGGCGACGGTTGAAGTTGCGGCTGAAGAAGAAAAGGCCGGGCAGGCTGAAATAGAGGAGCCCGATGGCAGTCCGGCTGCGGAATCCGAAAAAAGCGAATAG
- a CDS encoding 1-deoxy-D-xylulose-5-phosphate reductoisomerase, translated as MKRVAIQGSTGSIGISTLDVIAQNRDRFDVYSLIAGGNISLLADQARSFNPAVVSVKGEREARGLKEMLGEGPPAIVWGENGIERASLSGGVDIVVAGATGIICLESIAKAAGMGKRIALANKELLVAGGNIIMQEAARSGAEVIPVDSEHSAIFQALSGHRKEFVKRLILCASGGPFFFDREKDLSSVTVDEALDHPVWRMGSKISVDSATAMNKGYEIIEAMHLFGISPDRIEVIIHPQSIVHSMVEFSDGSIIAQLGVPDMRIPIGYALAYPERLELDLSVNIWESMNDLSFYRPDLERFPSLALAIHVAKKGGILPAVMSTANDVAVEHFVEGRIKFTHIYRVTERVVSAFERAAETESADTISNIRETIARAKDLAVTILKEEERKN; from the coding sequence GTGAAACGGGTAGCAATCCAGGGGTCAACGGGAAGCATCGGGATCTCCACCCTCGATGTCATTGCGCAAAACAGGGACCGCTTCGATGTCTACTCCCTCATCGCCGGGGGAAACATTTCGCTTCTCGCTGACCAGGCGCGAAGCTTCAACCCTGCCGTGGTGAGCGTAAAGGGAGAGCGGGAAGCGAGGGGCCTGAAGGAAATGCTCGGAGAAGGCCCTCCGGCAATTGTCTGGGGCGAGAATGGCATAGAAAGGGCATCCCTCTCCGGCGGGGTGGACATTGTCGTGGCCGGCGCGACGGGGATCATCTGCCTGGAGTCGATAGCGAAGGCAGCCGGGATGGGGAAGAGGATAGCCCTGGCAAACAAGGAGCTTCTCGTGGCCGGAGGAAACATCATCATGCAGGAGGCGGCACGGTCGGGGGCGGAAGTCATACCGGTCGACAGCGAGCACTCTGCAATTTTTCAGGCCCTTTCCGGTCACCGGAAGGAGTTTGTGAAGCGGCTGATACTCTGCGCTTCGGGCGGGCCGTTCTTTTTTGACCGGGAAAAGGATCTATCGTCGGTGACCGTCGATGAGGCACTCGATCATCCCGTCTGGCGGATGGGGTCCAAGATCAGCGTCGATTCGGCAACGGCGATGAACAAGGGATATGAAATAATCGAGGCGATGCACCTGTTTGGCATTTCTCCCGACAGGATCGAAGTCATCATTCACCCCCAATCGATTGTTCACTCGATGGTTGAGTTCTCCGATGGTTCCATAATTGCCCAGCTCGGCGTGCCCGACATGAGGATACCGATAGGGTATGCCCTGGCATACCCTGAACGGCTAGAACTCGACCTGTCGGTGAACATATGGGAATCCATGAACGATTTGAGTTTTTACCGCCCCGACCTCGAAAGGTTCCCCTCCCTTGCGCTCGCTATCCACGTGGCCAAAAAGGGCGGAATCCTGCCTGCCGTCATGAGCACGGCAAATGACGTGGCCGTGGAGCACTTCGTCGAAGGGAGGATCAAGTTTACCCACATTTACCGCGTCACGGAGCGGGTCGTTTCAGCTTTCGAGCGGGCCGCCGAAACGGAATCTGCTGACACCATATCAAACATTAGAGAAACGATTGCACGCGCGAAAGACCTAGCTGTTACAATATTAAAAGAAGAAGAGAGGAAAAACTGA
- the rseP gene encoding RIP metalloprotease RseP yields the protein MVYIFSFIVVLGILIFVHEFGHFIVARKLGIGVLKFSLGFGPKLFGFERGGTEYLVSAVPLGGYVKLLGESPDEPIAPEDVSRSFSHSPSGTKLMVVAAGPLFNIVFSAFVFWIVFMTGVPVLKPIIGDVVKDSPAFHAGVEKDDVIVSINERPMNRWEDIAGVIKEFGAENPLRVVINRGSRNVNLVLRAEEREVKNIFGEPVREPKIGIIAKGDYFIKHYNPFSALFLGIKETGRMVYLTVVTIVKLIERVIPADTLGGPILIAQIAGDQAKQGMAPFFYFLALLSVNLGILNLLPIPILDGGHILIFSLEAITGKTLSMKVKGIVQQIGLVIIITLTILVFYNDIARILTK from the coding sequence TTGGTTTACATCTTTTCCTTTATAGTCGTTCTCGGCATCCTGATATTTGTTCATGAATTCGGCCATTTCATTGTGGCAAGAAAGCTCGGCATCGGTGTTCTGAAATTCTCTCTCGGTTTTGGACCGAAGCTTTTCGGGTTCGAAAGAGGGGGTACCGAGTATCTCGTTTCTGCCGTTCCTCTGGGGGGATACGTCAAGCTTCTCGGCGAATCTCCCGATGAGCCGATAGCCCCGGAGGATGTGTCCCGGTCTTTCTCCCACAGCCCTTCCGGCACCAAGCTCATGGTGGTTGCGGCCGGCCCTCTGTTCAATATCGTATTCTCTGCCTTCGTCTTCTGGATAGTCTTCATGACCGGCGTTCCTGTCCTGAAGCCGATTATCGGCGATGTGGTGAAGGATTCGCCGGCTTTCCACGCCGGTGTCGAAAAAGATGACGTCATCGTTTCGATCAACGAGAGGCCCATGAACAGGTGGGAGGATATCGCTGGAGTGATCAAGGAGTTCGGGGCGGAGAATCCCCTCAGGGTCGTCATCAACCGGGGCAGCAGGAATGTGAACCTGGTTTTGCGGGCCGAGGAGAGGGAGGTAAAGAACATATTCGGGGAGCCGGTGAGAGAACCGAAAATAGGAATAATAGCCAAAGGTGATTATTTCATAAAGCATTACAATCCCTTTTCCGCCCTCTTTCTCGGTATCAAGGAAACGGGGAGGATGGTCTACCTCACCGTTGTAACCATCGTGAAGCTGATAGAAAGGGTAATCCCCGCGGACACGCTCGGCGGCCCCATCCTCATAGCGCAGATCGCCGGAGATCAGGCCAAGCAGGGAATGGCTCCCTTTTTCTATTTCCTGGCGTTACTTTCCGTCAACCTGGGCATTCTCAACCTTCTCCCGATTCCGATTCTCGACGGCGGGCACATTCTGATTTTTTCGCTCGAGGCGATTACGGGAAAAACCTTGAGCATGAAGGTAAAGGGTATCGTACAGCAGATAGGGCTCGTGATCATAATCACCCTCACCATTCTTGTTTTTTACAACGATATAGCGAGAATTCTTACGAAATGA
- a CDS encoding isoprenyl transferase, translated as MTLLQVPRHVAVIMDGNGRWAEMKKMPRVFGHRAGMKSVRRAVEYAHQNKIQYLTLFAFSMENWGRPRDEVDALMNLLKEYIDRELSEMVSKGIRLNVIGNRDMIPGHVQERIDYALAETGENDGLVLTLALSYSGRDEIVRAVQKILDEGRHEKGAELLDENEFGRFLDTSGIPDPDLLIRTSGEIRISNFMLWQLAYTEIYITDKLWPQFTKKDFDRAIREFSRRKRRFGLTREQVDASP; from the coding sequence ATGACTCTGCTGCAAGTGCCCAGGCACGTGGCGGTAATCATGGATGGCAACGGTCGATGGGCGGAAATGAAAAAAATGCCCCGCGTATTCGGCCACAGGGCGGGCATGAAGTCGGTGAGAAGGGCTGTTGAGTATGCCCATCAGAATAAAATTCAATACCTCACCCTCTTCGCCTTTTCCATGGAAAACTGGGGGAGACCCAGGGATGAAGTGGATGCTCTCATGAACCTGTTGAAGGAGTATATCGACAGGGAGCTGTCTGAGATGGTCTCAAAAGGGATAAGGCTCAACGTTATCGGCAACCGGGATATGATCCCCGGCCACGTACAGGAGAGAATCGACTACGCCCTCGCAGAAACCGGGGAAAACGACGGCCTCGTCCTCACCCTTGCCCTTTCCTACTCCGGAAGGGACGAGATCGTAAGGGCGGTTCAAAAAATTTTGGACGAGGGGAGGCACGAAAAAGGGGCAGAGCTTCTGGACGAAAATGAATTCGGACGCTTTCTCGACACGTCCGGAATTCCCGATCCCGATCTCCTCATAAGGACCAGCGGGGAGATCAGGATCAGCAATTTCATGCTCTGGCAACTTGCCTACACGGAGATCTATATCACCGATAAGCTGTGGCCTCAATTCACGAAAAAGGACTTTGACCGTGCCATACGGGAATTTTCAAGGAGGAAAAGACGATTCGGATTGACACGCGAACAGGTCGATGCGTCTCCGTGA